In the genome of Deinococcus sp. KSM4-11, one region contains:
- a CDS encoding efflux RND transporter periplasmic adaptor subunit produces the protein MVRPTTPPRRPFPWGWLFVPLLLGGAGFVGYKLGHADSGSTGSSAGSGFGAGQTGGAASGGTASRSSTRSGSGTATGAGTGNAAAGTAGSRSGAATRSSTAGTTSTSGAAARTASGVVTPVQVTAATSGTLSTSRTLTGTVAAAQSTAVTARTSGTVTGVSVQVGSSVKAGQTVVTLSNTDLNSAVQSAQNALDSAQVQLRGQQTSTVGARAGLQAQVTAAGLSLTNAQASLSSLQQLLAIGAVARSEVTAQQAAVAAAQTTLTTARANLAENERSGAQGVTEAQLTVQKAQLALNQAQAAADAARVTAPFAGQITALNVAPGEYVTANGEAFTLVSSARQVNVNVPATEATTLTPGTVMGFTSGSVKYPLKVAQNPGAPTNGSVPLTARFTGTSIPALGAVGSVFYTAKVATGVLIPSTALQADGDQTYVFTVSGGKATLTQVTVLGQAGTQSAVSGIAAGSQVVTQPPTGLLDGASVSTASGSASSTSNQAGGPPPGGMP, from the coding sequence GTGGTCCGCCCGACGACGCCCCCCCGGCGACCCTTTCCGTGGGGCTGGCTGTTCGTGCCGCTGCTGTTGGGCGGCGCGGGCTTCGTCGGCTACAAGCTGGGCCACGCAGACAGCGGCAGCACAGGCAGTTCAGCGGGCAGCGGCTTCGGCGCAGGTCAGACCGGCGGTGCGGCAAGCGGGGGAACAGCCAGCCGCTCCAGCACCCGTTCGGGCAGCGGGACGGCAACCGGGGCGGGCACCGGGAACGCGGCAGCGGGAACGGCGGGGAGCCGTTCGGGCGCGGCGACCCGCAGCAGCACGGCTGGCACCACCTCAACCAGCGGCGCGGCAGCCAGGACGGCGTCCGGCGTGGTGACCCCGGTACAGGTCACGGCGGCCACGTCCGGCACGCTGAGCACGTCGCGCACGCTGACCGGCACAGTCGCGGCGGCGCAGAGCACGGCCGTCACAGCCCGCACGTCCGGCACGGTGACGGGCGTGAGCGTGCAGGTGGGCAGCTCGGTGAAGGCCGGGCAGACGGTCGTCACGCTGAGCAACACCGACCTGAACAGCGCGGTGCAGAGCGCCCAGAACGCGCTGGATTCGGCGCAGGTGCAGCTGCGGGGCCAGCAGACGAGCACGGTGGGCGCGCGGGCGGGCCTGCAGGCGCAGGTCACGGCGGCGGGGCTGTCGCTGACGAATGCGCAGGCCAGCCTCTCGTCCCTGCAGCAGCTCCTGGCGATCGGCGCGGTGGCGCGCAGTGAGGTCACGGCTCAGCAGGCGGCGGTGGCGGCGGCGCAGACGACCCTCACGACCGCGCGCGCGAACCTCGCAGAAAATGAGCGGTCGGGCGCGCAGGGCGTGACCGAAGCGCAGCTGACCGTGCAGAAGGCGCAGTTGGCGCTGAACCAGGCGCAGGCGGCGGCCGACGCGGCGCGCGTGACCGCACCCTTCGCCGGCCAGATCACGGCGTTGAACGTCGCGCCGGGCGAGTACGTGACGGCGAACGGCGAGGCGTTCACGCTGGTCAGCAGCGCCCGGCAGGTGAACGTGAACGTCCCCGCGACCGAGGCGACCACCCTGACGCCCGGCACGGTCATGGGCTTCACCAGCGGCAGCGTGAAGTACCCGCTGAAGGTCGCGCAGAATCCGGGCGCGCCCACGAACGGCAGCGTGCCCCTCACCGCGCGCTTCACCGGCACGTCGATCCCGGCGCTGGGCGCCGTGGGCTCGGTGTTCTACACCGCGAAGGTCGCCACCGGCGTCCTGATTCCCAGCACGGCGCTCCAGGCCGACGGTGACCAGACCTACGTGTTCACGGTGAGCGGCGGCAAGGCGACACTCACGCAGGTCACGGTGCTGGGGCAGGCGGGCACGCAGTCCGCCGTGAGCGGCATTGCTGCCGGATCGCAGGTGGTCACGCAGCCGCCCACCGGGCTGCTGGACGGCGCGAGCGTCAGCACGGCCAGCGGCTCGGCCAGCAGCACGTCGAACCAGGCGGGCGGCCCGCCCCCCGGAGGAATGCCGTGA
- a CDS encoding 2-oxoacid:ferredoxin oxidoreductase subunit beta, producing the protein MTAPARPPALNSAGLSKNDYKGLPSTLCPGCGHDSISSRIIDAAFQLGLRPHNVMKLSGIGCSSKSPAYFLNAAHGINTVHGRMPSVATGAMLAQRHHTAIGVSGDGDTGSIGIGQFKHLVRRNVPMVYIIENNGVYGLTKGQFSATADEGQHLKYIGTNELPPLDLCAEAIIAGAGFVARSFAGDAKQVTELLKAAIAYGGLAVLDIVSPCVTFNNHDDSTKSYAYGKEHEVPLHDITFIPDYAEIAVDYDPGEVISVQLHDGPTVQLRKLGRDYNPATRLGALALLEEAKGTGELITGLLYLDQSRPTLPEALHLPELPLALLPEELIRPSRESLDEVMAGFA; encoded by the coding sequence ATGACCGCTCCCGCCCGTCCGCCCGCCCTGAACAGCGCCGGCCTGAGCAAGAACGACTACAAGGGCCTGCCCAGCACCCTCTGTCCCGGCTGCGGGCACGATTCCATCTCCAGCCGGATCATCGATGCGGCCTTCCAGCTGGGACTCAGGCCCCACAACGTCATGAAACTCTCGGGGATCGGCTGTTCCAGCAAGAGCCCTGCGTACTTCCTGAATGCCGCGCACGGCATCAACACCGTGCACGGTCGTATGCCCAGCGTGGCGACCGGCGCCATGCTCGCGCAGCGGCACCACACGGCCATCGGCGTGTCGGGCGACGGCGACACCGGCAGCATCGGCATCGGGCAGTTCAAGCACCTCGTGCGGCGCAACGTGCCCATGGTGTACATCATCGAGAACAACGGCGTCTACGGCCTGACCAAGGGGCAGTTCTCGGCCACTGCCGACGAGGGCCAACACCTCAAGTACATCGGCACCAACGAACTGCCCCCCTTGGACCTGTGCGCCGAGGCGATCATCGCCGGGGCGGGGTTCGTGGCGCGCTCTTTCGCCGGGGACGCCAAGCAGGTCACGGAGCTCCTGAAGGCTGCCATCGCGTACGGCGGGCTGGCCGTACTGGACATCGTCTCGCCGTGCGTGACCTTCAACAACCACGACGACAGCACCAAGAGCTATGCCTACGGCAAGGAGCACGAGGTGCCCCTGCACGACATCACCTTCATTCCCGACTACGCCGAGATCGCGGTGGACTACGACCCCGGCGAAGTCATCAGCGTGCAGCTCCACGACGGCCCCACCGTGCAGCTCCGCAAACTGGGCCGCGACTACAACCCCGCCACCCGCCTGGGCGCCCTGGCCCTGCTGGAGGAAGCCAAGGGCACCGGGGAACTGATCACCGGCCTGCTGTACCTCGACCAGAGCCGCCCGACGCTGCCCGAGGCGTTGCACCTGCCGGAGCTGCCGCTGGCCCTGCTGCCCGAGGAGCTGATCCGGCCGAGCCGGGAAAGCCTGGACGAAGTGATGGCGGGTTTCGCCTAA
- a CDS encoding tail fiber protein gives MRKPTWLDARSAALGLLIGLAGAYAATDGAALIAHVFTAGTVIKAEEVNANFAALAQPITTARLADGSVTAAKIATLAAGQPGQALTLTSDGLAWVQAGTGPQGPKGDPGPAGPRGDPGPQGSPGPDKLPQYFQTDGAYNNFASGGRGSQCVIGDVWLTAGAVGGAVVAQGQILPISQNTALFSLLGTQYGGNGQTTFALPDLRAVSPKSANGQALTYVICTEGVYPSRN, from the coding sequence ATGCGCAAGCCCACCTGGTTGGATGCCCGTTCGGCCGCTCTCGGCCTTCTCATCGGTCTCGCCGGCGCCTACGCGGCCACCGACGGCGCCGCCCTGATCGCCCACGTGTTCACGGCGGGCACCGTCATCAAGGCCGAGGAGGTGAACGCGAATTTTGCAGCGCTGGCGCAACCCATCACGACGGCCCGGCTGGCGGATGGCAGCGTGACCGCCGCGAAGATCGCCACGCTCGCCGCCGGACAGCCCGGGCAGGCGTTGACCCTCACCTCAGACGGCCTGGCGTGGGTGCAGGCCGGAACAGGGCCGCAGGGGCCGAAAGGCGATCCCGGCCCGGCTGGCCCTAGGGGTGATCCCGGCCCGCAGGGATCTCCCGGCCCGGACAAACTGCCGCAGTACTTCCAGACCGATGGCGCGTACAACAACTTCGCCAGCGGAGGCAGAGGGAGCCAGTGCGTGATCGGAGACGTGTGGCTGACCGCCGGCGCCGTTGGAGGGGCCGTGGTCGCTCAGGGACAGATCCTGCCGATTAGCCAGAACACCGCCCTGTTCAGCCTGCTGGGCACTCAATACGGTGGGAACGGTCAGACGACCTTCGCCCTGCCGGATCTGCGTGCCGTGTCTCCCAAATCCGCGAACGGTCAGGCCCTCACGTACGTGATCTGCACGGAAGGTGTGTACCCCAGCCGAAACTGA
- a CDS encoding 2-oxoacid:acceptor oxidoreductase subunit alpha, giving the protein MTHTAPRPDAPPSPQRSPVVNDFTINVATVNGSGSQTSNATLVDALFHMGIPVNAKNIFPSNIKGLPTWYSIRVSADGYTARRDHAEVLVAFNAKTLDQDLRELPTGGVMFYPDHLKLTVERDDVSVYALPVNAIMKEQNVDAKFRDRMMNMVYVGALAQTLGIEMAAILDYLTRNFAGKAKVVASNYDIAQAAFGWCATNLEKTDPYAVQRMNATAGKILIDGNTAGALGAIYGGCTVVAWYPITPATSLAEGLIEWMPKLRRDPQTGTNTFAIVQAEDELAAIGMLVGAGWAGARAMTSTSGPGISLMAEFAGYAYFTEIPLVVWNIQRMGPSTGLPTRVSQGDLLSTYYLSHGDTKHIVLLPGTPAECFEFGWRAFDLAEALQTPVFVNSDLDLGMNIWMSEPFEYPNRAIHRGKVLRAEDIVALGGSFARYRDDDQTGVGPRTLPGTDALGGAYFTRGTGHTDAATYSEHPDEWLKNLRRLDRKHEHARNVVPAPVISGSGAKVGLINMGSTEPGVVEARDMLATAGIATDALRVRALPFCKDVHAFIAAHEQVIVVEMNQQGQLAILLRTEYPEFATRIQSVAHCDGLPLSGAFIAGRVQDALTTPQREEVPA; this is encoded by the coding sequence ATGACGCACACCGCCCCACGGCCCGACGCCCCGCCTAGCCCCCAGCGCAGTCCCGTCGTCAACGACTTCACCATCAACGTCGCCACCGTGAACGGTAGCGGGTCGCAGACCTCCAATGCCACGCTGGTCGACGCCCTGTTCCACATGGGCATCCCGGTGAACGCCAAGAACATCTTCCCCAGCAACATCAAGGGCCTGCCCACGTGGTACTCGATCCGGGTGAGCGCGGACGGCTATACCGCCCGGCGGGATCACGCCGAGGTGCTGGTGGCCTTCAACGCCAAGACCCTCGACCAGGATCTGCGCGAGCTGCCCACCGGCGGCGTGATGTTCTATCCGGATCACCTGAAGCTGACCGTGGAGCGGGACGACGTGAGCGTGTACGCGCTGCCGGTGAACGCCATCATGAAAGAGCAGAACGTGGACGCCAAATTCCGCGACCGCATGATGAACATGGTGTACGTGGGCGCGCTGGCGCAGACCCTCGGCATCGAGATGGCCGCCATCCTGGATTACCTGACCCGCAACTTCGCCGGGAAGGCGAAGGTCGTGGCGAGCAACTACGACATCGCCCAGGCCGCCTTCGGGTGGTGCGCGACGAATCTGGAGAAGACCGATCCGTACGCCGTGCAGCGCATGAACGCCACCGCCGGGAAGATCCTGATCGACGGGAACACCGCCGGGGCGCTGGGAGCCATCTACGGTGGCTGCACGGTCGTCGCGTGGTACCCGATCACGCCCGCCACCAGCCTCGCCGAGGGCCTGATCGAGTGGATGCCGAAGCTCCGCCGCGACCCGCAGACCGGCACGAACACCTTCGCCATCGTGCAGGCCGAGGACGAACTCGCCGCGATTGGCATGCTCGTCGGCGCGGGCTGGGCGGGTGCGCGCGCCATGACCAGTACGTCCGGCCCCGGCATCTCGCTGATGGCTGAGTTCGCCGGGTACGCGTACTTCACCGAGATCCCGCTGGTCGTGTGGAACATCCAGCGCATGGGCCCCAGCACCGGCCTGCCCACCCGCGTGTCGCAGGGCGACCTGCTCAGCACGTACTACCTGTCGCACGGCGACACGAAACATATCGTGCTGCTGCCCGGCACGCCCGCCGAGTGCTTCGAGTTCGGCTGGCGGGCCTTCGATCTGGCCGAAGCCCTCCAGACGCCGGTGTTCGTGAACAGCGACCTCGACCTGGGCATGAACATCTGGATGTCCGAGCCCTTCGAGTACCCGAACCGGGCCATCCACCGGGGCAAGGTGCTGCGCGCCGAGGACATCGTGGCGCTGGGCGGCAGCTTTGCCCGCTACCGCGACGACGACCAGACCGGCGTCGGCCCGCGCACGCTGCCCGGCACGGACGCCCTGGGCGGCGCGTACTTCACGCGCGGCACCGGCCACACCGACGCCGCGACGTACAGCGAACACCCCGACGAGTGGCTCAAGAACCTCCGCCGGCTGGATCGCAAGCACGAGCACGCCCGCAACGTCGTGCCCGCCCCCGTTATCAGCGGCAGCGGCGCGAAGGTCGGGCTGATCAACATGGGCAGCACGGAACCCGGCGTCGTCGAGGCGCGCGACATGCTCGCCACCGCTGGCATCGCCACCGATGCCCTGCGTGTCCGCGCCCTCCCATTCTGCAAGGACGTCCACGCCTTCATCGCAGCGCACGAACAGGTCATCGTGGTCGAGATGAACCAGCAGGGCCAGCTTGCCATCCTGCTCCGGACCGAGTACCCCGAGTTCGCCACCCGCATCCAGAGCGTGGCGCACTGCGACGGCCTCCCACTCAGCGGGGCCTTCATTGCAGGCCGGGTGCAGGATGCACTGACCACCCCACAGCGCGAGGAGGTGCCCGCATGA
- a CDS encoding HD family hydrolase: MSTLADQTAFLLTCDRLRAVQRSTYLHDGGRSENSAEHSWHLALMALTLAEHAPAGTDVNRVIQLLLVHDLVEIYAGDLHFAVPDAAHARQAQAEEKGAHALYGLLPEGQRAEFHALHAEFDARWTPEARFARALDALQPMLLTWGEGGLGCVAREPELTATRLLILKAPALTAFPALWTLAQEVVQRAVESGTLPP, encoded by the coding sequence ATGTCCACGCTGGCCGACCAGACCGCGTTCCTGCTCACCTGTGACCGCCTGAGGGCCGTGCAGCGCAGCACGTACCTGCACGACGGAGGCCGCTCCGAGAACAGCGCCGAGCACTCCTGGCATCTCGCTCTGATGGCCCTGACGCTGGCGGAGCACGCCCCCGCCGGAACCGACGTGAACCGCGTGATCCAGCTGCTGCTGGTGCATGACCTCGTGGAGATCTATGCGGGCGACCTGCATTTTGCCGTGCCGGACGCCGCCCACGCGCGGCAGGCACAGGCCGAGGAAAAGGGCGCCCACGCGCTGTACGGGCTCCTGCCCGAGGGTCAACGGGCCGAATTTCATGCCCTGCACGCTGAATTCGACGCCCGCTGGACACCGGAAGCCCGCTTCGCCCGCGCGCTGGACGCGCTCCAGCCCATGCTGCTCACCTGGGGCGAGGGCGGCCTGGGCTGTGTGGCGCGGGAACCGGAACTCACGGCCACACGGCTCCTGATCCTGAAAGCCCCGGCCCTGACAGCCTTCCCGGCCCTGTGGACGCTGGCTCAGGAGGTCGTGCAGCGGGCCGTGGAGTCGGGCACCCTTCCGCCCTGA
- a CDS encoding cupin domain-containing protein, whose product MSAEELSLPQGGRVPNSALPACLYRAALRGLTPPQIEAHLAARGWSNSWRNGIYSFHHYHSTAHEVLVVARGHVTVTLGGEDGVQRTVEAGDVLVLPAGTGHRNDGSSADLLVIGAYAGGRAWDTCRPDRTDPDGARRRIAQVPLWTQEPAG is encoded by the coding sequence ATGTCTGCCGAAGAACTGTCCCTGCCGCAGGGGGGCCGTGTGCCGAACAGCGCCCTGCCTGCGTGCCTGTATCGCGCCGCGCTCAGGGGGCTGACCCCACCGCAGATCGAGGCGCACCTCGCCGCCCGTGGCTGGAGCAACAGCTGGCGCAACGGCATCTACTCCTTTCACCACTACCACTCGACCGCGCACGAGGTGCTGGTGGTCGCGCGTGGGCACGTGACGGTCACGCTGGGCGGCGAGGACGGAGTGCAGCGCACCGTGGAAGCGGGCGACGTGCTGGTGCTCCCGGCCGGCACCGGGCACCGAAACGACGGGAGCAGCGCCGACCTGCTCGTGATCGGCGCGTATGCGGGTGGGCGGGCCTGGGACACCTGCCGCCCCGACCGCACCGACCCGGACGGAGCGCGGCGGCGGATCGCGCAGGTGCCGCTGTGGACGCAGGAACCGGCCGGGTAG
- a CDS encoding efflux RND transporter permease subunit — protein sequence MIRKVGKGMFSGVNPLVGFSVTRYVLAIGIFIGVVVFGFISMRSLGVDLLPSTTIPVVTVTTSYSGASPATVDTSVTQVIESALAQVPNVTTLSSSSNTGSSRVTLQLADGTDQNAAANQVASLVSGAARQLPTGAGSPSVRTFNPNAQAILEFGVSGGTASLADVYDYVDTQLVPTLQRVDGVADVTLSGGSQRQIEVQLNPDRLSAYGLTPQSVSSAISGSNVSSSIGTITRDGNSMTYTTNAKLTSVTDIGNVLLDAAKGVRVSDVATVHDSTTTSSVTRVNGLPVVLVSIQQSSGSNAVAVVDGVKALIGSTKLPTGYKVTFSNDTTGPIRASISSTTHELWVTALVVAVVALLFLGRLNTAFTVIAAIPISLAAAPILYGLLGFTFNQVSLLALIVAIGIVVDDSIVVAENVERYRALGYDRVQAVLKGASEVFSAVAAASLSLLAVLIPVSFMGGIVGEYVKQFALGLAAAVLMSWLEALLFLTVRMAYTPDAEPLGWRDVPRTLTRVPQAVRFGLDAPRAWWFWVLAVAAGALLWTRVPNHAWLLALILLPVALMVFQYVWGVLLAVAEALTTTLHAITDRGVSFVRDAYARSLDGALHASVGVLLVAAAFLALTVVLVVPRMTFTFTPATDSGTLRAGLRLPSGLSLSKRNELSNRLESYFLSRPEVQSVQANVSTSNTNLNITLKDKSERPATSVLTATYQQALRSMFTDQPDVRANLFSGGGFRGQGNSQAVTLVASNFDLLKTRAGTAVNTLEADNSVLSASSSLDNTTLENQFVPNAALLANAGLSASTVAGALGTYGSGSSGGTVEIGGVTYPITVELDPTVLKDDQSLLSLPVYSNTLGGSVPVGQLGSIVQASAPTSLQRTNRLYSLTLTIEPDPASTLSSTQQQERYTQLLTQAGVIDNLVTVGKADTNSAFALGSQLGTIGLQAFGLSMLLVYLVMGAQFNSFRYPLYLLLPVPFAVAGAYWMMFLTGSTLDIFGVLGFLLLIGLSAKNAILYLEFVVEQMKVLPLKAALIEASRLRFRPIIMTTLTVLVISIPLLLNTGSGSEFGRSLSIIIVGGISVSALMTFYVVPAAFYLFERRRAPQVQPRARLGRIRRAPQAFSLRGLPAGD from the coding sequence GTGATCCGCAAGGTCGGGAAGGGCATGTTCTCCGGCGTGAACCCGCTGGTGGGCTTCTCGGTCACGCGCTATGTGCTGGCCATCGGGATCTTTATCGGCGTGGTCGTGTTCGGCTTCATCTCTATGCGCTCGCTGGGCGTGGACCTGCTGCCCAGCACCACCATTCCGGTGGTCACAGTCACCACGTCGTACTCCGGCGCCAGTCCGGCCACGGTAGACACCTCGGTCACGCAGGTGATCGAGAGCGCCCTGGCGCAGGTGCCGAACGTCACCACGCTGAGCAGCAGCAGCAACACGGGCAGCAGCCGCGTGACCCTCCAGCTTGCGGACGGCACGGACCAGAACGCCGCCGCGAACCAGGTGGCGTCGCTGGTGTCCGGCGCGGCGCGGCAGTTGCCGACCGGGGCCGGCTCGCCGTCGGTGCGGACGTTCAACCCGAACGCGCAGGCCATTCTGGAGTTCGGCGTGTCCGGCGGCACGGCCAGCCTGGCCGACGTGTACGACTACGTGGATACCCAGCTGGTGCCTACGTTGCAGCGTGTGGACGGCGTGGCGGACGTCACCCTCAGCGGCGGGTCGCAGCGCCAGATCGAGGTGCAGCTGAATCCGGACCGCCTGAGCGCGTACGGTCTGACGCCGCAGTCGGTGTCCAGCGCCATCAGCGGCAGCAACGTCAGCTCGTCCATCGGGACGATCACGCGTGACGGCAACTCGATGACGTACACCACGAACGCGAAGCTGACGAGCGTCACGGACATCGGGAATGTGCTGCTCGACGCGGCCAAGGGCGTGCGGGTGTCGGACGTGGCGACCGTCCACGACAGCACCACGACCAGCAGCGTCACGCGCGTGAACGGCCTGCCGGTCGTGCTGGTGTCCATCCAGCAGTCGTCGGGCAGCAACGCCGTGGCCGTCGTGGACGGCGTGAAGGCATTGATCGGCAGCACGAAGCTCCCGACCGGGTACAAGGTCACGTTCAGCAACGACACAACCGGCCCGATCCGCGCGAGCATCTCCAGCACCACCCATGAACTGTGGGTCACGGCGCTGGTCGTCGCGGTGGTGGCGCTGCTGTTCCTGGGCCGCCTGAACACGGCCTTCACGGTCATCGCCGCGATTCCCATCTCGCTGGCCGCCGCGCCGATCCTGTACGGCCTGCTGGGCTTCACCTTCAACCAGGTGTCGCTGCTGGCGCTGATCGTGGCCATCGGGATCGTGGTGGACGACTCGATCGTGGTCGCGGAGAACGTGGAACGGTATCGCGCCCTGGGCTATGACCGCGTGCAGGCCGTCCTGAAGGGTGCCTCCGAGGTCTTCAGCGCGGTCGCGGCGGCCTCGCTGTCGCTGCTGGCCGTGCTGATCCCCGTGAGCTTCATGGGCGGAATCGTGGGCGAGTACGTCAAGCAGTTCGCGCTGGGCCTCGCGGCCGCCGTGCTGATGTCGTGGCTGGAGGCGCTGCTGTTCCTGACGGTGCGCATGGCCTACACGCCGGACGCCGAACCGCTGGGGTGGCGGGACGTGCCGCGCACGTTGACCCGCGTGCCCCAGGCCGTGCGCTTCGGACTGGATGCGCCCCGCGCGTGGTGGTTCTGGGTGCTGGCCGTGGCCGCCGGGGCGCTGCTGTGGACGCGGGTTCCCAACCATGCGTGGCTGCTGGCCCTGATCCTGCTGCCGGTGGCCCTGATGGTCTTCCAGTACGTGTGGGGCGTCCTGCTGGCCGTGGCTGAAGCCCTGACCACCACCCTGCACGCCATCACGGACCGTGGGGTGTCGTTCGTGCGGGACGCCTACGCCCGCAGCCTGGACGGCGCGCTGCACGCCAGCGTGGGCGTGCTGCTGGTCGCGGCGGCCTTCCTGGCGCTGACGGTGGTGCTGGTCGTGCCACGAATGACCTTCACGTTCACGCCCGCCACCGACTCCGGCACGCTGCGCGCCGGGCTGAGGTTGCCCAGCGGCCTGTCCCTGAGCAAGCGCAACGAACTCAGCAACCGCCTGGAGTCGTACTTCCTGTCGCGCCCGGAAGTGCAGAGCGTGCAGGCAAATGTCTCCACCAGCAATACCAACCTGAACATCACCCTGAAGGACAAGTCCGAGCGGCCCGCGACCTCGGTGCTGACCGCCACGTACCAGCAGGCGCTGCGCAGCATGTTTACAGATCAGCCGGACGTGCGCGCCAACCTGTTCAGCGGCGGCGGCTTCCGTGGCCAGGGCAACAGCCAGGCAGTCACGCTGGTCGCCAGCAACTTCGACCTGCTCAAGACCCGCGCAGGGACGGCCGTGAACACCCTGGAGGCCGACAACTCGGTGCTCAGCGCCAGCAGCAGCCTGGACAACACCACCCTGGAAAACCAGTTCGTGCCAAACGCCGCCCTGCTTGCCAACGCCGGCCTGAGCGCCAGCACGGTCGCGGGCGCGCTGGGCACCTACGGCAGCGGCAGCAGCGGCGGTACCGTCGAGATCGGCGGCGTCACCTACCCGATCACCGTGGAACTCGACCCGACCGTGCTGAAGGACGACCAGTCCCTGCTGTCCCTGCCGGTGTACTCGAACACGCTGGGGGGTTCCGTGCCGGTCGGGCAGCTCGGCAGCATCGTGCAGGCGAGCGCCCCCACCAGCCTGCAACGCACCAACCGCCTGTACTCGCTGACCCTGACCATCGAGCCCGACCCGGCCAGCACCCTGAGCAGCACGCAGCAGCAGGAGCGCTACACGCAGCTGCTCACGCAGGCGGGCGTGATCGACAACCTCGTCACGGTCGGGAAGGCCGACACGAACAGCGCCTTCGCGCTGGGCTCACAGCTGGGCACCATCGGCCTGCAGGCCTTCGGCCTGTCGATGCTGCTGGTGTACCTGGTGATGGGCGCGCAGTTCAACTCGTTCCGCTACCCGCTGTACCTGCTGCTGCCCGTGCCCTTCGCGGTGGCCGGAGCGTACTGGATGATGTTCCTGACTGGGAGCACGCTGGACATCTTCGGGGTGCTGGGCTTCTTGCTGCTCATCGGCCTGAGCGCCAAGAACGCGATCCTGTACTTGGAGTTCGTGGTCGAGCAGATGAAGGTGCTGCCGCTGAAGGCCGCCCTGATCGAGGCCTCACGCCTGCGCTTCCGCCCGATCATCATGACCACCCTGACCGTGCTGGTCATCAGCATTCCGCTGCTGCTGAATACCGGAAGCGGCAGCGAGTTCGGACGCAGCCTGTCGATCATCATCGTGGGCGGCATCAGCGTCAGCGCCCTGATGACCTTCTACGTGGTGCCCGCCGCGTTCTACCTGTTCGAGCGCCGCCGCGCCCCCCAGGTGCAGCCCCGTGCCCGGCTGGGCCGCATCCGCCGCGCGCCACAGGCCTTCTCGCTGCGCGGTCTGCCGGCCGGCGACTGA
- a CDS encoding TMEM175 family protein, with product MMTKSRMEAFSDGVLAIIITIMVLELRVPEGHDWHELGRLWPKFLAYVISFVYVGIYWNNHHHLMHTVHRVTGGMLWANLHLLFWLSLFPFVSGWAGESHFAREPMTAYGVVALMAGLAYTILVRVIIGAGTENHLLADAIGEDVKGNLSLAGYVVAIVAPLLGAWGAWVSGVMLIGVALMWLIPDRRIEQVLQRERH from the coding sequence ATGATGACGAAATCGCGCATGGAGGCATTCAGCGACGGGGTGCTGGCCATCATCATCACCATCATGGTGCTCGAACTGCGGGTGCCCGAGGGCCACGACTGGCACGAACTCGGGCGACTGTGGCCGAAATTCCTGGCCTACGTGATCAGTTTCGTGTACGTGGGCATCTACTGGAACAACCACCACCACCTGATGCACACGGTGCACCGCGTGACGGGCGGGATGCTGTGGGCGAACCTGCACCTGCTGTTCTGGCTGTCCCTGTTCCCGTTCGTGTCCGGCTGGGCGGGCGAATCGCACTTCGCGCGTGAACCCATGACCGCGTACGGCGTGGTGGCCCTGATGGCCGGACTGGCGTACACCATCCTGGTGCGCGTGATCATTGGCGCGGGCACGGAGAACCACCTGCTGGCCGACGCCATTGGCGAGGACGTGAAGGGCAACCTCTCGCTGGCGGGCTACGTGGTGGCGATCGTCGCGCCGCTGCTGGGCGCGTGGGGCGCGTGGGTATCCGGCGTCATGCTGATCGGCGTGGCCCTGATGTGGCTGATTCCTGACCGCCGGATCGAGCAGGTGCTGCAACGCGAGCGCCACTGA